In one Actinomyces trachealis genomic region, the following are encoded:
- a CDS encoding polyribonucleotide nucleotidyltransferase translates to MFDDTEVTAAQAVIDNGSFGKRVVRFETGRLAKQAAGSAMAYLDGETAILSATTVGKHPKDQFDFFPLTVDVEERQYAAGRIPGSFFRREGRAGTSAILACRLIDRPLRPSFVKGLRNEVQVVETVLAIHPDDAYDVLAINAASMSTQIAGLPFAGPVAGTRLALIDGQWVAFPRYSELERATFNMVVAGRVLEDGDVAIMMVEAGATENAWNLIANGATAPTETVVAEALEAAKPHIKALCEAQMEVAKHASKPTAEFPLYLDYSDEQYAAVEQAAQAHDLAAAIATEGKHARDEAIEAVRDQVLADLAEQFDTEEDLKALKAAFRSVTKKVVRHRTLTEGVRMDGRGLKDIRTLGAEVEVLPRVHGSAIFERGETQILGVTTLNMLRMEQQIDDLSPITHKRYMHQYVFPPFSTGETGRVGAPKRREIGHGALAERALVPVIPSRDEFPYAIRQVSEALGSNGSTSMGSVCASTLSLLNAGVPLRAPVAGIAMGLMHEEIDGETKWATLTDILGSEDAFGDMDFKVAGTRDFITALQLDTKLDGLPSEVLAGALGQARDARLFILDVLNQAIDGPDEMAPTAPRVLTVRIPVDKIGEVIGPKGKMINQIQEDTGADLTVEDDGTVYIGASDGPSAEAARDAVNAIANPQMPEIGERFVGTVVKTTTFGAFVSLSPGKDGLLHISQIRRLVGGKRVENVEDVLAVGDKVQVELAEIDQRGKLSLHAVLSDEQLAAEQEAKAARSSDDGEEHPRRERRPRRGRSEGEEGEERPRRPRRRRTRTAEEIATEE, encoded by the coding sequence ATGTTCGACGACACCGAGGTCACCGCCGCGCAGGCCGTGATCGACAACGGCTCCTTCGGGAAGCGCGTTGTCCGCTTCGAGACCGGCCGCCTAGCCAAGCAGGCTGCCGGAAGTGCCATGGCCTACCTGGACGGTGAGACCGCCATCCTGTCGGCCACCACCGTGGGTAAGCACCCCAAAGACCAGTTCGACTTCTTCCCCCTCACCGTTGACGTGGAGGAGCGCCAGTACGCCGCGGGCCGCATCCCCGGCTCCTTCTTCCGCCGTGAGGGCCGCGCAGGCACCTCCGCCATCCTGGCCTGCCGCCTCATCGACCGCCCGCTGCGCCCCTCCTTCGTCAAGGGCCTGCGCAACGAGGTCCAGGTGGTTGAGACCGTCCTGGCCATCCACCCCGACGACGCCTACGACGTCCTAGCCATCAACGCCGCCTCCATGTCCACCCAGATCGCGGGCCTGCCTTTCGCGGGCCCCGTCGCTGGCACCCGCCTGGCCCTGATCGATGGCCAGTGGGTGGCCTTCCCCCGTTACTCCGAGCTGGAACGCGCCACCTTCAACATGGTGGTGGCGGGCCGGGTCCTGGAAGACGGCGACGTCGCCATCATGATGGTGGAAGCTGGCGCCACCGAGAACGCCTGGAATCTCATTGCCAATGGGGCCACCGCCCCCACCGAGACGGTCGTAGCTGAGGCCCTTGAGGCCGCCAAGCCGCACATCAAGGCGCTATGCGAGGCGCAGATGGAGGTCGCTAAACACGCCTCTAAGCCCACCGCCGAGTTCCCCCTCTACCTGGACTACTCAGACGAGCAGTACGCCGCTGTCGAGCAGGCCGCCCAGGCCCACGACCTCGCCGCCGCCATCGCCACCGAGGGCAAACATGCCCGAGACGAGGCCATCGAGGCCGTACGCGACCAGGTCCTGGCCGACCTCGCTGAGCAGTTTGACACTGAGGAGGACCTCAAGGCCCTCAAGGCCGCCTTCCGCTCCGTCACCAAGAAGGTGGTCCGCCACCGTACCCTCACCGAGGGCGTGCGCATGGATGGCCGCGGTCTCAAGGACATCCGCACCCTGGGTGCGGAGGTAGAGGTGCTGCCCCGCGTGCACGGCTCCGCGATCTTCGAGCGCGGCGAGACCCAGATCCTGGGTGTCACCACCCTCAACATGCTGCGCATGGAGCAGCAGATCGACGACCTTTCGCCTATCACCCACAAGCGCTACATGCACCAGTACGTCTTCCCGCCTTTCTCCACCGGGGAGACCGGCCGCGTCGGTGCCCCCAAGCGCCGCGAGATCGGCCACGGCGCCTTGGCCGAGCGTGCGCTCGTGCCCGTGATCCCCAGCCGCGACGAATTCCCCTACGCCATCCGTCAGGTCTCCGAGGCACTCGGTTCTAACGGCTCGACGTCGATGGGCTCCGTGTGTGCCTCCACCCTGTCCCTGCTCAACGCTGGCGTGCCGCTGCGCGCGCCGGTGGCTGGCATCGCCATGGGCCTCATGCACGAGGAGATCGACGGCGAGACCAAGTGGGCTACTCTGACTGACATCCTGGGTTCCGAGGACGCCTTCGGTGACATGGACTTCAAGGTCGCTGGCACACGCGACTTCATCACCGCCCTCCAGCTGGACACCAAGCTTGACGGCCTCCCCTCCGAGGTGCTGGCCGGGGCACTGGGCCAGGCCCGCGACGCCCGCCTGTTTATCCTGGATGTCCTCAACCAGGCCATCGACGGCCCCGACGAGATGGCCCCCACGGCCCCGCGCGTCCTGACCGTCCGTATCCCGGTTGACAAGATTGGTGAGGTTATCGGCCCTAAGGGCAAGATGATTAACCAGATCCAGGAGGACACCGGCGCGGACCTGACCGTTGAGGACGACGGCACGGTCTATATTGGCGCCTCCGACGGCCCCTCCGCCGAGGCTGCCCGCGACGCCGTCAACGCCATCGCTAACCCGCAGATGCCGGAGATCGGTGAGCGCTTCGTGGGTACGGTCGTCAAGACCACCACCTTCGGCGCCTTCGTCTCCCTGTCCCCGGGCAAGGACGGCCTGCTCCACATCTCACAGATCCGCCGCCTGGTGGGCGGTAAGCGCGTGGAGAACGTCGAGGACGTGCTGGCCGTGGGCGACAAGGTCCAGGTTGAGCTAGCCGAGATCGACCAGCGCGGCAAGCTCTCCCTGCACGCGGTGCTCTCCGACGAGCAGCTCGCCGCAGAGCAGGAGGCTAAGGCCGCCCGCTCCAGCGATGACGGCGAGGAGCACCCGCGCCGTGAGCGCCGTCCGCGCCGTGGGCGCAGCGAGGGTGAGGAGGGCGAGGAGCGTCCGCGCCGTCCGCGCCGCCGTCGCACCCGCACTGCTGAGGAGATCGCCACCGAGGAGTGA
- a CDS encoding M16 family metallopeptidase, giving the protein MQPSTPKAASTATGTTGSATNYTELELTRGPAGAPGTELSLLDDGAVLRRSILPGGVRVITEHVPGLRSAAIGMWLSVGSRDEQPGQEGSTHFLEHLLFKGTAKRDARAIAEAFDMIGGESNAATAKEHTSYYARVQGHDALTALDVVTDMVTSSLLDPEEVETERGVIISELASAADDPADVAHETFAKAAFGVDTPLGRPIGGTPESIAAVPRDAVWEHYKRTYASDTLVVAAAGAVDHEEICERVLSDLAEAGWDDSVSASPRPRRFETEPLRPLQVQDITVPRETEQAHVYLTCQGIPVRDDRRWAISVLTTILGGGMSSRLFQEVRERRGLAYTTYAFDVSYSGAGAFGMYAGCAPRDVDEVCAVMMGEFEKLAEQGVTEHELTRARGQLTGSMVLGGEDSLARMGRLGRGEVSTGRLRSMDESVRLLEAVTVEDVRAVATWLVEQQRARVLVGPAGS; this is encoded by the coding sequence TTGCAGCCCAGCACCCCCAAGGCGGCCTCGACCGCTACCGGCACCACCGGCAGCGCCACCAACTACACCGAGCTAGAACTCACCCGTGGCCCAGCCGGGGCGCCCGGCACCGAGCTGAGTCTGCTGGACGACGGCGCAGTCCTGCGCCGATCCATCCTGCCTGGAGGCGTACGCGTTATTACCGAGCACGTCCCAGGCCTACGTTCGGCAGCGATCGGCATGTGGCTCAGTGTTGGCAGCCGTGACGAGCAGCCGGGCCAGGAGGGCTCCACCCACTTCCTTGAGCACCTCCTTTTCAAAGGGACCGCCAAGCGCGACGCCCGCGCCATCGCCGAGGCCTTCGACATGATTGGTGGCGAGTCCAACGCCGCCACCGCCAAGGAGCACACCTCCTACTACGCGCGCGTGCAGGGCCACGACGCCCTGACCGCCCTGGACGTCGTCACCGACATGGTCACCTCCTCCCTGCTGGATCCCGAGGAGGTGGAGACCGAGCGGGGCGTCATCATCTCCGAGCTGGCCTCCGCCGCCGACGACCCGGCCGACGTCGCCCACGAGACCTTCGCGAAGGCCGCCTTCGGTGTGGACACGCCCTTGGGACGGCCCATTGGTGGCACCCCGGAGAGCATTGCCGCCGTGCCGCGTGACGCCGTCTGGGAGCACTACAAGCGCACCTACGCCTCCGACACGCTGGTGGTGGCCGCTGCCGGAGCCGTTGACCACGAGGAGATCTGTGAGCGGGTTCTTTCCGACCTGGCTGAGGCGGGCTGGGACGACTCCGTCAGCGCCAGCCCCCGGCCCCGCCGTTTTGAGACTGAGCCCCTGCGACCGCTGCAGGTCCAGGACATCACCGTGCCACGCGAGACCGAACAAGCCCACGTCTACCTGACCTGCCAGGGCATCCCTGTGCGCGATGACCGCCGCTGGGCCATCAGCGTGCTTACCACCATCCTGGGTGGGGGCATGTCCTCGCGCCTCTTCCAGGAGGTGCGTGAGCGCCGTGGCCTGGCCTACACAACCTATGCTTTCGACGTCTCCTACTCGGGGGCTGGAGCTTTCGGCATGTACGCGGGCTGTGCGCCGCGCGACGTGGACGAGGTCTGCGCCGTCATGATGGGGGAGTTTGAGAAGCTTGCCGAGCAGGGTGTCACTGAGCACGAGCTGACTCGGGCACGTGGTCAACTGACGGGATCCATGGTGCTGGGCGGGGAGGACTCGCTGGCCCGCATGGGGCGGCTGGGACGCGGCGAGGTGTCCACTGGGCGCCTGCGCTCCATGGACGAATCCGTGCGTCTGCTGGAGGCCGTGACTGTGGAAGACGTGCGCGCCGTCGCGACTTGGCTGGTGGAGCAGCAGCGCGCCCGGGTGCTCGTGGGCCCTGCGGGTTCCTGA
- the dapB gene encoding 4-hydroxy-tetrahydrodipicolinate reductase, whose translation MTIRVAVIGAAGRMGSTVCQTVEDADGLELVARLDAGDTISTETLGGADVAVDFTVPTVTEANVHALIDAGVDVVVGTTGWNEESYGRVREHLARPEAAGRSVLIAPNFALSAVLSMRFAALAAPYFESVEVIELHHPNKVDAPSGTAVATAQAVAAARAAAGVAPSPDATESDPLGARGGLVDGVHVHAVRLRGLTAHEEVVLGNPGEQLTLRTDSFDRSSFMPGVVLAVREIGSREGLTIGLGPLINL comes from the coding sequence ATGACAATTCGCGTAGCAGTTATCGGCGCCGCCGGGCGCATGGGATCGACCGTCTGCCAGACGGTGGAAGACGCCGATGGCCTTGAACTCGTCGCCCGCCTCGACGCGGGCGACACCATCAGCACCGAGACCCTGGGCGGGGCCGACGTCGCCGTCGACTTCACCGTGCCCACCGTCACCGAGGCCAACGTCCACGCCCTCATCGACGCCGGTGTCGACGTCGTCGTCGGCACCACCGGCTGGAACGAGGAGTCCTACGGGCGCGTGCGCGAGCACCTGGCCCGCCCCGAGGCCGCCGGACGCAGCGTCCTCATCGCCCCCAACTTCGCCCTCTCCGCGGTGCTGTCCATGCGCTTCGCCGCCTTGGCCGCCCCCTACTTCGAGTCCGTCGAGGTCATCGAGCTGCACCACCCGAACAAGGTCGACGCCCCCTCCGGCACGGCCGTCGCCACCGCGCAGGCCGTCGCCGCCGCCCGCGCCGCCGCCGGCGTCGCCCCCTCGCCCGACGCCACCGAGTCCGACCCGCTGGGCGCGCGCGGCGGCCTCGTCGACGGCGTCCACGTCCACGCGGTGCGCCTGCGGGGCCTGACCGCCCACGAGGAGGTCGTGCTCGGCAACCCCGGTGAGCAGCTGACCCTGCGCACCGACTCCTTCGACCGCTCCAGCTTCATGCCCGGCGTGGTCCTGGCCGTGCGGGAGATCGGCTCCCGCGAGGGCCTCACGATCGGCCTGGGGCCCCTCATCAACCTCTGA
- a CDS encoding TetR/AcrR family transcriptional regulator, translated as MARPEKFSVDAILDAAARVVLTRGTSATIAEIAHEAGAPIGSVYHRFASREVLLVSLWLRCVRDFQQGFVAACHTEPATDAVVAAALHPPLYCREHPAQARAMTLYRHAELVRTAPEVLRAESSAINDEVNAVSQELARRRYEAADAPRITLLHAATRQCPYGLVRPYLGGEIPDWVDEATAACARAIAALGD; from the coding sequence ATGGCCAGGCCCGAGAAGTTCAGCGTCGACGCGATCCTCGACGCCGCTGCCCGGGTCGTCCTCACCCGCGGCACAAGCGCGACGATCGCCGAGATCGCTCACGAGGCGGGCGCGCCCATCGGCTCGGTCTATCACCGCTTCGCCTCGCGCGAGGTGCTGCTCGTCAGTCTGTGGCTGCGCTGCGTGCGGGACTTCCAGCAGGGCTTCGTCGCCGCCTGTCACACCGAGCCTGCCACCGACGCCGTCGTGGCCGCGGCGCTGCACCCCCCGCTTTACTGCCGTGAGCATCCGGCCCAGGCGCGCGCCATGACGCTGTACCGGCACGCCGAGCTGGTCCGCACGGCTCCCGAGGTGCTGCGAGCAGAGTCCTCCGCCATCAATGATGAGGTCAACGCCGTCTCGCAGGAGCTGGCACGCAGGCGGTACGAAGCGGCTGACGCACCCAGGATCACTCTGCTCCATGCTGCCACCAGGCAGTGCCCCTACGGCCTGGTTCGCCCCTACCTGGGCGGAGAGATCCCCGACTGGGTCGACGAGGCGACCGCCGCCTGCGCTCGCGCGATCGCGGCGCTCGGCGACTGA
- a CDS encoding GNAT family N-acetyltransferase has product MTTSGSPADPGTSPTVSGLPSVSVPSLPSVFSTAADAGLSAPAHGDLRAERPRRAGMFVRPASGGDLEALGRVHAATMLASLSAAHAGEHDGAALPEGIAAMVAPPVLAAGWEQAVTEPPSPAHHVLVAASDGEVVGLVGLAPTQGALVHDDGSPAGQPAQAAAEVTALGVLPERQRQGHGSRLLAAAGVLAREDGARVLLVWALRGDESLAAFLSGAGLERTASHRLLPVGQGVTEELWLAEL; this is encoded by the coding sequence ATGACGACCTCCGGCTCCCCCGCAGACCCCGGCACCTCCCCCACCGTGAGCGGGCTTCCATCCGTGTCCGTACCATCCCTGCCCTCGGTCTTCTCCACGGCTGCGGACGCGGGTCTGAGTGCCCCGGCGCACGGGGACCTGCGGGCCGAGCGCCCACGGCGGGCCGGGATGTTCGTGCGCCCAGCATCGGGCGGCGACCTGGAGGCCCTGGGCCGCGTGCACGCCGCGACCATGCTCGCCTCACTGTCCGCGGCGCACGCCGGTGAGCATGACGGCGCCGCCCTGCCGGAGGGGATCGCGGCGATGGTGGCGCCCCCGGTGCTGGCGGCCGGATGGGAGCAGGCGGTGACCGAGCCCCCGTCGCCCGCCCACCACGTGCTCGTGGCCGCTAGCGACGGGGAGGTCGTCGGCCTCGTGGGACTCGCCCCGACCCAGGGCGCGCTCGTCCACGACGACGGCTCCCCCGCCGGGCAGCCCGCGCAGGCGGCCGCGGAGGTGACGGCGCTGGGCGTGCTGCCGGAGCGTCAGCGCCAGGGCCACGGCTCACGGCTGCTCGCGGCGGCCGGCGTCCTGGCACGCGAGGACGGGGCGCGGGTCCTGCTCGTGTGGGCACTGCGCGGTGACGAGTCCCTGGCGGCCTTCCTGTCCGGTGCGGGGCTGGAGCGCACCGCCTCCCACCGGCTGCTGCCGGTGGGCCAGGGCGTCACCGAGGAGCTGTGGCTGGCCGAGCTGTAG
- the dapA gene encoding 4-hydroxy-tetrahydrodipicolinate synthase, with protein MSALPSRSFGSVGVAMVTPFHQDGSIDVEAAQALAVSLVDDGADLILLAGTTGEAPTTHLPEKQTLLREVKDALAGRAMLMAGVGSNDTAHAVRIGIGSQEAGGEALLINAPYYNRPSQEGVYQHIMAVVEATDLPVMLYDIPGRTGVKIEDATLDRLAAHERILAVKDATGDVEQGFERMERTGLEYYSGDDGLNFAWLAHGASGVVSVVAHADAHSWREMIQEVDAGDLSGARAVAQRMRPLVRAIMGGGQGAVMAKEALFLQGRLPSANLRLPLVRASEKEITALRETLEVCNLL; from the coding sequence ATGAGCGCACTTCCTTCCCGGTCCTTCGGCTCCGTTGGCGTCGCCATGGTCACGCCCTTCCACCAGGACGGCTCCATCGACGTCGAGGCCGCCCAAGCGCTGGCTGTCAGTCTTGTCGACGACGGCGCCGACCTTATCCTCCTGGCCGGCACCACCGGGGAGGCCCCCACCACCCACCTGCCCGAGAAGCAGACGCTCCTGCGCGAGGTCAAGGACGCCCTCGCCGGACGCGCCATGCTCATGGCCGGCGTCGGCTCCAATGACACCGCCCACGCCGTGCGCATCGGCATCGGCTCTCAGGAGGCGGGCGGCGAGGCCCTGCTCATCAACGCCCCCTACTACAACCGCCCCAGCCAGGAAGGCGTCTATCAGCACATCATGGCAGTGGTGGAAGCCACCGATTTGCCCGTCATGCTCTACGACATCCCCGGTCGCACCGGCGTCAAAATTGAGGACGCTACCCTGGACCGCCTGGCGGCCCACGAGCGGATCCTGGCTGTCAAGGACGCCACCGGGGACGTCGAGCAAGGCTTCGAGCGCATGGAGCGCACCGGCCTGGAGTACTACTCCGGCGACGACGGCCTCAACTTCGCCTGGCTCGCCCACGGCGCCAGCGGCGTCGTCTCTGTGGTGGCCCATGCGGACGCCCACTCCTGGCGCGAGATGATCCAGGAGGTCGACGCCGGGGACCTTTCCGGTGCCCGGGCCGTGGCTCAGCGCATGCGTCCACTAGTGCGGGCCATTATGGGGGGCGGTCAGGGCGCTGTCATGGCCAAGGAGGCGCTGTTCCTGCAGGGCCGCCTGCCCAGCGCTAACCTGCGCCTGCCACTGGTACGCGCCTCTGAGAAGGAGATCACTGCCTTGCGTGAGACCCTGGAAGTCTGCAACCTGCTCTGA
- a CDS encoding AMP-binding protein has protein sequence MIAPVTMPLPEMLAQASRRFPERIAIDFMGATTTYTELSDQVSRAAEALRRAGVSKGDVVAVVLPNCPQHVVLAYAVWRIGAILAEHNPLAPAAQLREQMELHGGRVVIAWEKTLDKLTRATGSLGAAGLGGLAVYAVDLSRGLPWTSRFALRLPLAAARAQRSELRGQVPVGVASWDDLVESCPPLATSHPQPQVDDVAVLLHTGGTTGTPKAVKLTHANLRSNAEMSLAWASQVTEQGQETFYSVLPFFHAFGLSLCLLCAVGLAATQVVLPKFSADLVLQAWRRRGCTFFPGVPVMFERIATKAADSGVDLSSCKVAVCGAAATPAQVAASWEELTGGVIIEGYGMTEASPILLGNPISPERRAGALGVPYPSTDVRLIDPENPEVEVAPGEVGELVARGPQVFTGYWDNPEETEAVMLPGGWLRTGDLARQAEDGFYVMADRRKELIISGGFNVYPTEVEKAVRSMPQVADVAVVGLPGASGDESVVAAIVPHEGQTVTLEQVRAWAEKTISHYALPKQIAILTELPRSQIGKVMRRVVREELLAKVSQTLSKVEDLAERGGFDQSRPNKPSV, from the coding sequence GTGATCGCCCCGGTGACCATGCCGCTGCCGGAGATGCTGGCACAGGCCTCTCGCCGCTTCCCCGAGCGGATAGCCATCGACTTCATGGGCGCCACCACCACCTACACCGAACTCTCTGACCAGGTTTCTCGCGCCGCCGAGGCCCTGCGCCGCGCCGGAGTCTCCAAGGGTGACGTCGTGGCGGTGGTCCTGCCCAACTGCCCCCAGCATGTGGTGCTGGCCTACGCCGTTTGGCGGATTGGCGCGATCCTGGCTGAGCACAATCCCCTAGCCCCGGCTGCGCAGCTGCGCGAGCAGATGGAGCTGCACGGCGGACGGGTGGTGATCGCCTGGGAGAAGACGCTGGACAAGCTCACCCGGGCCACCGGTTCACTGGGGGCTGCTGGGCTCGGTGGGCTCGCGGTCTACGCCGTCGATCTGTCACGTGGACTGCCCTGGACCAGCCGCTTTGCGCTGCGGCTCCCGCTGGCGGCAGCCCGGGCGCAGCGTTCTGAGCTGCGCGGGCAGGTGCCTGTGGGGGTCGCCTCCTGGGACGACCTGGTTGAGTCCTGCCCACCCCTAGCCACCTCCCACCCTCAGCCGCAGGTCGATGACGTGGCCGTGCTGCTGCACACCGGTGGCACCACCGGCACCCCCAAGGCTGTCAAGCTCACGCACGCGAACCTCCGGTCCAACGCGGAGATGAGCCTGGCGTGGGCCAGTCAGGTCACTGAGCAGGGTCAGGAGACCTTCTACTCGGTGCTGCCCTTCTTCCATGCCTTCGGCCTGTCCCTGTGCTTGCTGTGCGCGGTGGGCCTGGCCGCCACGCAGGTGGTTCTGCCCAAGTTCAGCGCTGACCTGGTGCTGCAGGCCTGGCGACGCCGTGGCTGCACCTTCTTCCCGGGCGTGCCGGTCATGTTTGAGCGGATCGCCACCAAGGCAGCTGACAGTGGTGTGGACCTGTCCTCCTGCAAGGTGGCGGTGTGTGGTGCGGCAGCGACGCCCGCGCAGGTGGCCGCCTCCTGGGAGGAACTCACGGGCGGGGTGATCATTGAGGGCTACGGCATGACTGAGGCCTCCCCTATCCTGCTGGGCAACCCGATCTCCCCGGAGCGGCGTGCTGGCGCGCTCGGCGTGCCCTACCCGTCTACCGATGTGCGTCTCATTGACCCGGAGAACCCGGAGGTTGAGGTCGCACCAGGTGAGGTGGGTGAGCTGGTGGCCCGTGGGCCGCAGGTCTTTACTGGGTATTGGGATAACCCGGAGGAGACTGAGGCGGTGATGCTGCCTGGTGGGTGGCTGCGTACGGGCGATCTGGCCCGCCAGGCAGAAGACGGCTTCTACGTGATGGCTGACCGCCGCAAGGAGCTGATCATCTCCGGTGGCTTCAACGTCTACCCCACAGAGGTGGAGAAAGCCGTGCGCTCCATGCCGCAGGTCGCGGACGTGGCCGTGGTGGGACTGCCCGGGGCTTCCGGGGATGAGTCTGTGGTGGCGGCGATCGTGCCGCACGAGGGCCAGACGGTGACCTTGGAGCAGGTGCGGGCCTGGGCGGAGAAGACCATCTCTCACTACGCCCTGCCCAAGCAGATCGCGATCCTGACAGAGCTGCCGCGCTCGCAGATTGGCAAGGTGATGCGCCGGGTGGTGCGTGAGGAGCTGTTGGCCAAAGTGTCTCAGACGCTGAGTAAGGTCGAGGACCTGGCTGAGCGTGGTGGCTTTGACCAGTCTCGTCCCAACAAACCAAGCGTCTGA